One segment of Paraburkholderia caribensis DNA contains the following:
- a CDS encoding cupin domain-containing protein yields MQADTRGAVHADVFRLGPRDWVPNNAHLPVILYRDVLEPDASGDGERLANAFEAMFQRNGWPPKWRNGIFDYHHFHSSAHEVLGIAAGAADVIVGGPGGRVVHLEAGDVILLPAGTGHCLESSSGPLNVIGAYPPGQQWDIRRDALTAAERAAMEALPFPHSDPVRGAQGPLIEHWLNEA; encoded by the coding sequence ATGCAAGCAGATACGAGAGGCGCGGTGCACGCGGACGTGTTCCGGCTCGGCCCGCGCGACTGGGTGCCGAATAATGCGCATCTTCCCGTCATTCTGTATCGGGACGTGCTGGAACCCGACGCCTCGGGCGACGGCGAGCGGCTCGCCAACGCGTTCGAAGCGATGTTCCAGCGCAACGGCTGGCCGCCGAAATGGCGCAACGGCATCTTCGACTATCACCACTTCCATTCGTCGGCGCATGAAGTGCTGGGCATCGCCGCGGGCGCGGCGGATGTGATCGTGGGCGGCCCGGGCGGCCGGGTCGTGCATCTGGAAGCGGGCGACGTGATTCTGCTGCCGGCGGGCACCGGACATTGCCTCGAATCGTCGAGCGGGCCGCTCAATGTGATCGGCGCGTATCCGCCGGGCCAGCAATGGGACATCCGGCGCGACGCATTGACCGCCGCGGAACGCGCCGCGATGGAAGCCTTGCCGTTTCCGCACAGCGACCCTGTGCGGGGCGCACAGGGTCCGTTGATCGAGCACTGGCTGAACGAGGCGTAA